TCGGCAATCCCCTTGCTCTGCAGCAGCGCCACAGCTCGGTGGATCTCGGTCACGGTGGTCCCTGGATGCACCTCTATCACGCGCACGGTGTCCGCGCCCAGATATCTTGCCACCAAATCGAAATCGATCTCGCCGGTCCCTGGCGCCAGGTGATCCTTAAGACCGCGAGCATCGTGGAGGTGAGTGCCCAACAGATGCGCTCCGTAGCGCTCCAGCCAAGCCTCATGGGGCGTCACACCCAGGCACGCCTGGACGTGGGCGTGCCCACAGTCGTGCCAGTAGCCGATGTTCCCACCCCGGAACTCGTTGAGGATGATGCCCACCTCCTCCAGGTCCGGAATCTGGTGAAGATAGAAGCGATTTTCCACGCCCAAGTAGACGCCCAAACGCACCGCCTCGGCGTGGATGCGGTCGAGACTCAGCAGAACCGCATCCAAGAAAGGCTGCCGTTTGGCGCGCCGTTCGGCTTTCCTCTCTGCGCGATATGCCTCGGCCTCGTCAGAGTCAACCAACTTGTCCTCGAAGAACTGGCGTAGCCTCCTGTCGTTGTCAGGATTGTCGATAGCCACCTCACCGAGGTGGAACACCACTGCGCGCGCTTCCAAGTCGGCGGCCAGATGGACCGATTTTAGCGAAAGTTTCACCCCTCGAGCACGCTCCTCGGGGTCAGTGCTGGAGAGCCGGAAGAGATCCCCCGAAGCCTGATGCTGAGGCACGCCCTCTGGCAACGGACAGTAGTTGTGCACGCTTAGCACGCTGAACTCATGCGACCGCAAGCGGCGGCGCATTTGCTGCAGCATGGCCGCCGTCACGCGGTAGTCCAGTTCCAACGCAGAAAGGCCTGTCTCGCGCAGTGCATCGAGCAAGCGGTCACCGTTGTCAACCTCAGTAGCTATCCACGCTGTCGATAATCCGAGCATTCCGTTCCGGCGTTGCCTATGTCCACTTCCTCCCGGCCCCCTCCTCTTTACAAAGACAAGCGCCTTTGATTATACAAAAGCGCCGCCATAATTTCAAGGGAAAGTTGTCGCGCGCGCCAGGCGACGCGGCAAGTTCTTAGAAGATCTCCACCTTGAGATAGCGCCGCGGGTTGAGCTTCAAGTCGGTGACCAACGAGTCAAGGCTCGCGGCAAGGGTGTTCAGCCGCCGATACAGAAGGTCGTTGTTCATCATGAGGCCAAGACTCCCTTCGCCCTTTTCCAGTCTTCCGGCGATCGCGTTAAGGTTTCTCGCGAGAGTCATGAGCTCCTGGTAGAGCGCCGGGTCCTGGACGAACCGGGCAGCCGTGCCCTTGCCGTGGCGCACGCTGTCCACCAGCGCTTCCCCTGAGGCAAGAAAGGCGGTGATGCGTGTGTAGAGCTGGGGGTCAGCCAACAGGCGGGCGGCAGTGCCCTCGCCCGAGCGGATGTAGGTGAGAATGGCGCTCGAGACCCTGACCAGCGCTTTCACGTCGACGTACATGCTGGGGTCATTCACCAAAAGTCCCAAGGTGCCTTTGCCAGTGTTGATCTTGGTGACAATGTCGTCGACCGTGGACAGTGACCTCTTCAGCAGGTTGAAAGCCGCCACGCCTTCGTCTATGAGCTTCTCCACGTCCAGGGGCTCGGCTGCGAGCAAGTAGTCGCCATCCTCCAAGCGCGGCTGGTCGAGGGAACCCATGGTGATCCCCACGTACTTGTCGCCCAACAGGCCCAAGGTGCCGATATGGGCGATCGAGTCCTTGCGGATGCGATCCTTGACTTTGGCGTCGATCTCTAACTCGATGACAATGCGGTTCTCGGTGAGATCCGGGGAGAACTTGACCGAGGTCACCGTACCCACTCGCACACCGGCCAGGCGCACCGGCGCGCCGGTCTGCAGCCCCTCGACGCGCGTCATGAGCACGCGCAGCCGGTAACGGTCCGCAAGGAATCCCTGCTGCCCCCCGACGGTCATGATCGCCACCACGATGATGAGCACGCCGATCAACACGGCAAGCCCCACGCGCACCTCGTGGCTGAAGAGAGATTCTTTGCTGCTTTTCATTTTGGCCCCGCCAGAAACGTCCGTACGAACTCGTTGTTGGAAGCTTTGACCTCCTCCTTGGTCCCCACGGCAACGATGACGCCCTCGTTGATGACCGCGACGCGATGCGCCACGCTGAACGCACTCTCCAACTCATGGGTGACCACAATGGAAGTGACCCCCAGCTCCTGCTGCGTCTTGCGGATGAGCCCATTGATGGTCGTCGCAGTGATCGGGTCAAGTCCAGTGGTCGGCTCATCGTAAAGCATGACGCGCGGCTCGGAAATCATCGCCCGCGCCAGGGCCACCCGCTTCCGCATCCCACCGGAGAGTTGCGACGGCATCAGTTCCTCTGTCCCTTCCATATCCACGAAGCGCAGACATTGCGCAACTCGGGCGGCAATTTCCTCTTCAGACAGACGCGTATGTTCACGCAGCCAGTAGGCGACATTCTCGCCCACGGTCAGCGAATCGAACAGGGCCGAACCCTGAAAGAGCATGCCGATTTGCTTGCGGATGGGAAGCAGCTCGCGCTCGCTAAGGTCGCTAATCTCGGTGCCGTCGAACCAGACCTCGCCGCTGTCCGGCCGGATGAGACCCAGCAGGATCTTGAGGAGGACGCTCTTGCCACACCCGGAGCGCCCGCGGATACCCGTCGTCTCGCCCGGTCTCCCCTGGAGCGACAGCCCTCGCCACACCCAGTTGTCGCCAAAGGACGTGTGGATGGCGCGGAATTCTATGGAAGCGCCCTTGGTTTGATTGGCCTGTGTCGCCATTCAGTGCACCACCGCTAAGAAGAGCTTGGTGAAGAGAAAGTCCACAGCGAAAATGAGCACCGAGGTGAGCACCACCGATCTGGTGGTCGCCTCGCCCACGCCGCGGGTACCGCCAGTGGCGGACATGCCCATGTAGCACCCCACGGTCGCCATGAGCATCCCGAACAAAATCGGTTTGATGATGCCCATCGTCAAGTCATCAAAGGTCAAGGCGCGCACCACGGTGACCCAGTAGAAGGAACCGCTAATGCCCAAGGCACTCACCGCAACCACCAGTCCCCCGAGGATGCCCACTGCATCGGCCATAGCCGTCAGGAGGGGCGTCATCACGGTGGCGGCCACCAGACGGGTGGTGACCAGCTTCTTCATGGGATCGGTGCCCAGCGCGCGCATGGCGTCGATCTGCTCGGTTACGGCCATGGAGCCTATCTCGGCGGCCATAGCCGACCCCACGCGGCCGGTGACGATGAGCGCGGTCAACACCGGTCCCAACTCGCGCACCAGGGAGACGCTCAGCAGCGTGCCCACGTACATCTTCGCCCCATAGATGGCCATTTCGTATCCAGATTGCAGCGCAAGCACAAGGCCAGTAAAAGTGGCTGTCAGAATCACGATGCCACTGGAGCGCACGCCAATCACGTCCATCTGCTCGATGATGGCCCGCCCGTAGAACGGTCGCCGCAAGAGACCTCCCCAGCCCTGGAGAAAGGTCTCAAACAGGCCGTGCAAGTGCACCAACAAAGACAAGACCGCGCGCAGCACAGGTACGTCCTCGTGGGGAAAGTTCTTGTCAGCGACTAACTGAACGCTCGCTTGAACGCTTCAAAATCCTTGATGACAACGCGGTGGCCTTCCCGCTGCAGATAGCCCATCTCCTCGAACTGTCCCATTGCCCGCGAAATGGTCTCCCGTGCCGTGCCCGCCATGTTCGCCAAGTCCTGCTGGATGGGCAGCTTCGGGATGATCATCTCCTGCCCGCGCGGTCGACCGGTCTTTTCCGCCACGTGCACAAGGGCCATGGCCACGCGCCCCATGGCGTCTTTGAGGCTGAGGGCGGAGATGTGCGAGTCGCTCCGCCGAATGCGCCCGGCCAACTCCCGCAGCAAAGCGATGGAAATCTGCGGGTAGTCCTCCAGCAAGCCCAGGAAGTCGCCGCGCCGCAACACCAGCAGCTCCGTCTCCACCAGCGCCGTGACGTTTGCGGAGCGCCCTCTGCCATCCAGCAAGGCCATCTCACCGAAAAAGTCCCCAGCGTTCAGGATGGAGAGGATCACCTCCCTGCCCTCATCGCTCACATGCGACACCTTCACGCTGCCGCGCTTGATGATGAACAGCGATTGCCCGCTCTCCTCTTCCACGAGGATCAACTGATTGGGGGCACAGGTCTTGTGCACGCAGAGCTGGGCGATGCGCTCCAGGTCCTCCTCGTTCAGACCCGAAAAGATAGGGATGCTTCGCAAGAGCCTGAGGTCCATGGTCACTCCCTAAGAATGGCTTCTCGGAGACCTCCCTTCCTCTGAGAGCAAGGCCCACATCCGAACACTGGGCCGTCCCTCCTTTGCATGAGCACCCCGTGCCGAAAGGCCACCACACGGGTTGCTCAGGTGGCTACCCGGCCGCAGGCCTGACAGATTATCCGCCAGGAAAGCTCCACCACGCGCTGCACCATGCGCTCGGCGGTGAAAAGTTCCTCCACCCGCCGACGCCCAGCCGCACCGAACGCCCGGCGCAGGCTCGGGTCACGCAGCAAGCGCAGCACCGCTATCTCCAGGGCCGCCACGTCCTGCGGCGGCACCAGCAGGCCGCTCTCGCCGTCCACGACGATATCCAGGACGCCGTCGCTGGCGGTGGAGACCACCGGCAGGCCTGCGGCCATCGCTTCAATCACCACCAGGCCAAAGGCCTCCGCGCGTGAGGGAAAGGCGAAGACGTCCATCGCTGAAAGCACCGCCGGGATGTCCTCGCGAAAGCCAGCGAACACCAACCGCGGCCCCAGGTTGAGCTCCTGCGCCAGCCGGAGAATCGGCTCAGCCCGGAACTCCTCGCCGCGCGTGGCACCACCGACCACCAGGAAAGCGCTTTGCGGCACCTGGCGGGCCACCTGCCCTGCCATGCGCAGGAACTCCAGGTGTCCCTTGCCTGGCTCCAATCTGCCGACCGTGCCCACGATCAGGGCGTCGTCGGCAAAACCTAACTCGCGGCGTACGCGTCTCCGCGTTTCCTGCGGCACCTGGAACCGGCTGAGGTCAAGCCCGTGGTACACCACCTCCACCTTCTCCGGCGGGAGTGGGTGCGTGGCGATCAAATTGTCGCGAATGACGCGCGAGATTGCCCACGCCTGCGCCAAATTGCGGTACAGCCAGCGGTGGGCTGGATCCCGCTTGGCGTGCATCGTCCCCACGTGCTTGATGAGCACCACCGGCACACGC
This window of the Calditrichota bacterium genome carries:
- a CDS encoding Crp/Fnr family transcriptional regulator, whose protein sequence is MDLRLLRSIPIFSGLNEEDLERIAQLCVHKTCAPNQLILVEEESGQSLFIIKRGSVKVSHVSDEGREVILSILNAGDFFGEMALLDGRGRSANVTALVETELLVLRRGDFLGLLEDYPQISIALLRELAGRIRRSDSHISALSLKDAMGRVAMALVHVAEKTGRPRGQEMIIPKLPIQQDLANMAGTARETISRAMGQFEEMGYLQREGHRVVIKDFEAFKRAFS
- a CDS encoding glycosyltransferase family 4 protein; this encodes MEMHVGFLSSLLRRHGHQVWVACAPQTPLHEDVVGKGFVPQPFRPRGYVDPAAIAGLASWLRRHGVEIIHCHFSRDLWTVVPAARMAGRVPVVLIKHVGTMHAKRDPAHRWLYRNLAQAWAISRVIRDNLIATHPLPPEKVEVVYHGLDLSRFQVPQETRRRVRRELGFADDALIVGTVGRLEPGKGHLEFLRMAGQVARQVPQSAFLVVGGATRGEEFRAEPILRLAQELNLGPRLVFAGFREDIPAVLSAMDVFAFPSRAEAFGLVVIEAMAAGLPVVSTASDGVLDIVVDGESGLLVPPQDVAALEIAVLRLLRDPSLRRAFGAAGRRRVEELFTAERMVQRVVELSWRIICQACGRVAT
- a CDS encoding ABC transporter ATP-binding protein, producing MATQANQTKGASIEFRAIHTSFGDNWVWRGLSLQGRPGETTGIRGRSGCGKSVLLKILLGLIRPDSGEVWFDGTEISDLSERELLPIRKQIGMLFQGSALFDSLTVGENVAYWLREHTRLSEEEIAARVAQCLRFVDMEGTEELMPSQLSGGMRKRVALARAMISEPRVMLYDEPTTGLDPITATTINGLIRKTQQELGVTSIVVTHELESAFSVAHRVAVINEGVIVAVGTKEEVKASNNEFVRTFLAGPK
- a CDS encoding MCE family protein, which translates into the protein MKSSKESLFSHEVRVGLAVLIGVLIIVVAIMTVGGQQGFLADRYRLRVLMTRVEGLQTGAPVRLAGVRVGTVTSVKFSPDLTENRIVIELEIDAKVKDRIRKDSIAHIGTLGLLGDKYVGITMGSLDQPRLEDGDYLLAAEPLDVEKLIDEGVAAFNLLKRSLSTVDDIVTKINTGKGTLGLLVNDPSMYVDVKALVRVSSAILTYIRSGEGTAARLLADPQLYTRITAFLASGEALVDSVRHGKGTAARFVQDPALYQELMTLARNLNAIAGRLEKGEGSLGLMMNNDLLYRRLNTLAASLDSLVTDLKLNPRRYLKVEIF
- a CDS encoding TIM barrel protein, coding for MLGLSTAWIATEVDNGDRLLDALRETGLSALELDYRVTAAMLQQMRRRLRSHEFSVLSVHNYCPLPEGVPQHQASGDLFRLSSTDPEERARGVKLSLKSVHLAADLEARAVVFHLGEVAIDNPDNDRRLRQFFEDKLVDSDEAEAYRAERKAERRAKRQPFLDAVLLSLDRIHAEAVRLGVYLGVENRFYLHQIPDLEEVGIILNEFRGGNIGYWHDCGHAHVQACLGVTPHEAWLERYGAHLLGTHLHDARGLKDHLAPGTGEIDFDLVARYLGADTVRVIEVHPGTTVTEIHRAVALLQSKGIAEAA
- a CDS encoding ABC transporter permease, encoding MLRAVLSLLVHLHGLFETFLQGWGGLLRRPFYGRAIIEQMDVIGVRSSGIVILTATFTGLVLALQSGYEMAIYGAKMYVGTLLSVSLVRELGPVLTALIVTGRVGSAMAAEIGSMAVTEQIDAMRALGTDPMKKLVTTRLVAATVMTPLLTAMADAVGILGGLVVAVSALGISGSFYWVTVVRALTFDDLTMGIIKPILFGMLMATVGCYMGMSATGGTRGVGEATTRSVVLTSVLIFAVDFLFTKLFLAVVH